The following are encoded together in the Kutzneria kofuensis genome:
- a CDS encoding discoidin domain-containing protein has translation MHRTRAAALLVVAALAAGCAQSKVPTNAKVTLTGRVDRQDGTPAGNLRLALTRIPDLGEVAFQGIPVAATLGTACLADDPPPLCKLLQRTETDANGTYTVHMTGSDVQGTFNTATNFDLTAQLPRTGSEVDGPSVRAGFQIQRTELTVPVLRFWEPDHVSAGGDAKNVTLDWSAFKNVNEYAAHFAVDGQEIWTDTAEPGATMDARAFEDANGVVHISAAAGAPGPDTTFQLWYTSQGIGFRGTAGAPESRGKPCYAEGQQSPCTLTDGSFDHPLAEPSCPEAQCSVNGWVSVDLGKPEPVGAVFARANPAGGLTVETSDDGKNWTARGNATDSGRFQKITLADPVTARYVRVHGNQGSKLTGLTQLSVWP, from the coding sequence ATGCACAGGACCAGGGCCGCGGCGCTCCTCGTGGTCGCGGCGCTGGCCGCCGGCTGCGCCCAGAGCAAGGTGCCGACGAACGCCAAGGTGACGCTGACCGGCCGGGTCGACCGGCAGGACGGCACGCCGGCCGGCAACCTCCGGCTGGCGCTGACCCGCATTCCGGACCTCGGCGAGGTGGCGTTCCAGGGCATCCCGGTGGCGGCGACGCTGGGCACGGCCTGCCTGGCCGACGACCCGCCCCCACTGTGCAAGCTGTTGCAGCGCACGGAAACCGACGCCAACGGCACGTACACCGTCCACATGACCGGGTCGGACGTGCAGGGCACCTTCAACACCGCCACGAACTTCGACCTGACCGCGCAACTCCCGCGCACCGGCTCCGAAGTCGACGGTCCCAGCGTGCGGGCCGGCTTCCAGATCCAGCGCACCGAGCTCACCGTGCCGGTGCTGCGGTTCTGGGAACCCGATCACGTCTCGGCCGGCGGCGACGCGAAAAACGTCACGCTCGACTGGTCGGCCTTCAAGAACGTGAACGAATACGCGGCGCATTTCGCGGTCGACGGCCAGGAAATCTGGACGGACACGGCCGAACCCGGGGCCACAATGGACGCACGGGCGTTCGAGGACGCCAACGGCGTCGTGCACATCTCGGCGGCGGCCGGCGCACCCGGCCCGGACACCACGTTCCAACTCTGGTACACGAGCCAGGGCATCGGATTCCGCGGCACCGCCGGCGCGCCCGAATCCCGCGGCAAGCCCTGCTATGCCGAGGGCCAGCAATCCCCCTGCACCCTCACGGACGGCTCCTTCGACCATCCGCTGGCGGAACCCTCCTGCCCCGAGGCGCAGTGCTCGGTGAACGGTTGGGTGTCCGTCGACCTGGGCAAACCGGAGCCGGTCGGCGCGGTCTTCGCCCGCGCGAACCCGGCCGGCGGCCTCACCGTCGAAACCAGTGACGACGGGAAGAACTGGACCGCCCGTGGCAATGCAACCGACTCGGGCCGATTCCAGAAAATCACTCTCGCGGACCCGGTCACGGCACGCTATGTCCGCGTGCACGGCAACCAGGGGTCCAAGCTCACCGGCCTCACCCAGCTGTCGGTCTGGCCCTGA
- a CDS encoding LLM class flavin-dependent oxidoreductase: MTTPVEFGPVEFGVDTFGDVTVDAEGNRKSYAQVLRDVVDEAVLADQVGIDYFGVGEHHRDDFAVSAPEVVLAAIAGRTQRIKLGTAVTVLSSDDPVRVFERFATLDAVSNGRAEITLGRGSFTESFPLFGYDLADYEKLFSEKIDLMAHLLTEQPVTWEGTVRPPLANANVFPKTESGRITTWVGVGGSPESVVRAASYGMPLTLAIIGGDPARFAPYVDLYHRALDQVGLERLPVAVHSPGFVADSDQEAADLVWPHSKAMHDRIGRERGWPPMTRAQFDGEIAHGSQYIGAPETVARKIARTVKTLGVQRFDLKYSNGTIPHEHAMRNLELYGAKVIPLVRELLADGN; encoded by the coding sequence ATGACCACACCCGTCGAGTTCGGGCCCGTGGAGTTCGGGGTCGACACCTTCGGCGACGTCACCGTCGACGCCGAGGGCAACCGCAAGTCGTACGCGCAGGTCCTGCGTGATGTCGTCGACGAGGCGGTGCTGGCCGACCAGGTCGGCATCGACTACTTCGGCGTCGGCGAACACCACCGGGACGACTTCGCCGTCTCCGCCCCCGAGGTGGTGCTGGCCGCCATCGCCGGCCGCACCCAGCGCATCAAGCTCGGCACCGCCGTCACCGTGCTCAGCTCCGACGACCCGGTCCGCGTGTTCGAGCGGTTCGCCACGCTGGACGCGGTGTCGAACGGCCGGGCCGAGATCACCCTGGGCCGTGGCTCGTTCACCGAGTCGTTCCCGCTCTTCGGCTACGACCTCGCCGACTACGAGAAGCTGTTCAGCGAGAAGATCGACCTGATGGCCCACCTGCTCACCGAGCAGCCCGTGACCTGGGAGGGCACCGTCCGGCCGCCGCTGGCCAACGCGAACGTGTTCCCGAAGACCGAGAGCGGCCGCATCACCACCTGGGTGGGCGTGGGCGGCAGTCCCGAGTCGGTGGTCCGCGCCGCCAGCTACGGCATGCCGCTGACGTTGGCCATCATCGGCGGCGACCCGGCGCGGTTCGCCCCGTACGTCGACCTGTACCACCGCGCGCTGGACCAGGTCGGCCTGGAGCGGCTGCCGGTGGCCGTGCACTCGCCCGGCTTCGTCGCGGACAGCGACCAGGAGGCGGCCGACCTGGTGTGGCCGCACAGCAAGGCGATGCACGACCGGATCGGGCGGGAGCGCGGCTGGCCGCCGATGACCCGGGCCCAGTTCGACGGCGAGATCGCCCACGGCTCGCAGTACATCGGCGCACCGGAGACGGTCGCGCGCAAGATCGCCCGCACCGTCAAGACGCTCGGCGTGCAGCGGTTCGACCTGAAGTACTCGAACGGGACCATCCCGCACGAGCACGCCATGCGGAACCTCGAGCTCTACGGCGCCAAGGTCATTCCTCTGGTTCGCGAGCTGCTCGCCGACGGGAACTGA